In Clupea harengus chromosome 12, Ch_v2.0.2, whole genome shotgun sequence, the sequence AGTAGTAACTATTCGTAAGCCTCAGCTCCTGAAGTTACCCGACCAGGCACTAGGGGGCGTAAAAGGCTCCAGATTTTGTGCAACGAAAACTCCCTGCATTAAAGTCATGCAATACATTCCACTTTTTGTAACTAAATAAAACGCAACAAAAAATGGAAAGGCAAGTTAAGCATTCggctgaaataaaaacatttataatgTGTCAATCATGCCTTGCTGAGGAAGAGTAACCTCCGTGTGTAGCTTAACCGATAGATCTAGGCTTGGTTGTTGGAAATGACTTGTCCCGGGTGGAGATAGAGATTCTGTTCAACAATGAGAGAGACATTGAAGCCTAAATTGAATTCCGATCATGTGAACGTCTAATGTTCAGTGGGTGAGGTTAAAAAGAGACTGCCATTGATTTGACTTCTCTCTTGTGAAATTTACGTTGTGTAAAATATCGATGAAAAGCGACTACATGGGAGTAAGCTGAATAGTCTTGAATACTTGAAAGTCGAGGTAGCTGGTAGAGAAAACCAAACATACAGTAGAGAGGCTTAGAGCCATTTTCCCGGGACAGTGATGTCTGACGCAGGGCGGGTGGGAATTTGGGGTTTGTGGCATGAGATTTCCACGCGGGACAGTTTACACTTTAAAATCCGAAGCAGCTTAAGTCACCCTAAATATGTTTAAACGTAAGCTATAGAGCTGATATCCACAACATAATTTAATCATCTCAATGTACCTTCATAAATAACCCAGCCTGTCTTCACAGTGATAACCAGGGTGTTAATACAAATACTGAAAGTAGATTATAAAGTGTATTCCAAATGCGACTTTCCTGACGTTTTGATACAAAGCGCAAGCAGCGGTTTAGTAACACATTGACCCTTGACACTGGGCGTTCAGGCCTGCAAGCAGGGAGACACCATCTGCTATGGAGGCAGGGCGCATCTCACTACTTTTAAAAAAGGAACAAAGTAAAGCTATTGTGTACAGTACTTAACAACATTTAGTCAATTGTTGTTACTccgattacattttttttaacaaaaagcATTGGATATCATAATGCCGCACTTAAAACATGCCAATCGTTAGGCTAATtgataaaaagaaacaaacaaaaccaaaaagcaTGTAgattagaaaaataaaaacagtgttTAGCCAAATAGAAGATGGCCTTCATTCCCGTGTTCACCTCTTCTTCCCTTTCAGATATTCCAGCATGCGTCCACAGCATCAAGTGCCATCTTGATTAGAATAATTTAGGTTATTATGGTCACACCACCGGCGCAGGACAACACCTCACCCCAAACCCTCGAAATAAACGCGTTTCACACACCCTCCCTGCCTCCTACAGCTCGTATGACGTCCTAATCTGATCATTTTACACATTCAAGAAAAACAAAGCTTTAGTACCAACACAttctgcacgcacgcacacaaaacgCGTTTCTATTTTTCAAGATGTATGTATACTCAGGTCAGATTAGAACCACGCCGTGTTGTCctcgggagaaagagagagagagagaacccacaTACCCCTGTTTGGTTTGTTGGTAAAAGGGAAGTtgccgtcttttttttttctctatacAATTTGGCATTGGAAAAGATGAAACGCAGGTTTTACAGAGGCCTGTCTTGGCGTGAATACCTGGCGGCGCGTCAGGCGCTTCTCACCGTGCGCCAGAGGAGTACTTGGCCTTGGTGATGAGGTAGAGGACGATGTCCTGGTGTCCTCCGAACGCGGCGATGTGTAATGCGCTCCAGCCTTCCCTGTTTGCCAGTCGGATGTCGGCTCCGAATTTCACCAGCAACTTTACGAGTTCCAAGTTTCCATCAATGACTGACTGGTGCAGAGCGGTCTGTCCCTCCGGGCCGAAGGAGTTGACGTTGAACTCGCAGTTAGTCATGTTCTGCAGCAGCGAGTGAAGCTCTTTCGTGTTGCCCTGCTTCACCGCCTCCTGGAAAACTCTCTGGGGTGCGGAACAGGTCGATACATCCGCCTGGCTCATGGTTCAACGCAAGTGGCTCCTGACTTTCACTGTCAAAACTGCCTTACAAGTTTCTGTTATAATCACACAGAACTGGATAGACACCAGTTAAAGCACTTGGACTTGCAACGGAAAATTCTATACTTCAAAACAAGTTTATATCCCAAAAAGGACAGAGGTTAAACGACACACTTGGTGTGCAAAATGTAGTCAATGGCTGAGGAAATTCCTACAAAACGTTTGATTTAATGATCCAGGGCTGTCAAGGTGTAGTCTCCCGTTTGGCTCTCGGTCGTAATAGCAGCACCAGGTTATGGCAGAGTCGGGAACAGCTCTTGCTATTCACCTATTATGAGAGTGGAGGTATATCACCGGCGGTATCTCCAGAGGACGACGATTGGCCGTAGGATTTTGGCAGTCTTTATCACGGATGAGCCTCTGGCTGGCGCCTCGCAAGTCCTTTCCCGGATCCCCTGGAGCCACCGCGGTCTGTCTGGCTTGGGTGACTACGTGAGAGACAAGGCAGGATCCACTTTAGTGCACTGGAAACCGCGTTGCAGTCTCTCGGGTAATACTAATATCCATATCATGAAGTCAACATTACAGTGGAGTTTTTAAAGAACATTTCTAAGTACTTGCCTGTGGCGCTGGACGGCTCGATGCGACGTACTGTGAATCCTCCCCGCTAAGCCACTAGTTGCGCGTCCTCGATACGGTCCCGGTCCCAGTGCGTCTCTAGCTACAGCGGTGCGTCGGGGGGATATTTTAGACGGACTTTATTTGCATAACAATCAGCATCTACAGAACCAACCAGTGTCAAATGGGCGGAGATCTGCAGAAAACAAGCGAGCTGATAGGCTTCATTGCTCGTTTGGGGCTGGTCCAAACATGAAACTGTAGCGACGGAGAGGCGTGGATTTGCTGCCCAAATGTCCCACAAAATAAAATAAGCATTAAAGCTGTAAAATGTTTTCGTCTCATCGAATAGATAGACAGTTTTTCTTGTTATGGTGCAGGGTGAGCTTTTAGAACTGTGCTAAATGCGCAATAAATGCTCAAGCTAATTGTGCCTCAATGAAGAATTCCTACCATCACTTACTCGGTGGTTTAAGTTCTCCAACAGGGGTAGTCCTTTAAATTCTTTAGGTTTCCTACAGTAGTTATTTGGCTACTAACCAGCCATTGTCAGGATGTGGTGGAATTAATTGTGTGAAAACGACGGTCTCCATTCTTACTCATTGGTCGTGTTAATTCGGAAAATACAAGTGCTCTAATTACCCAATATCAAAGGCGAGGCGGGTTTCGCTACAATGTGCTAAATACTTTGTGACCCTCTTTTAAGGTCGGCAAATGAATGATTTCTTCGTGTGAAAATTTGACAAGGCATTTGTTGAGCTACTCCATCAAGTCATGAGCCAAAATACTCGGGTTATTCTGAAAAATGTTGAAAAGGACATTCCTGGAGGAACACAATCTTCGGAAATGTATTCTATATTTCACAATATGCTACTTCTTACAAACTGAATACATAATTGTCTATACTGACCAACACAATTTGTTGTGTGATCAAAGCTCTGCCGCaagcttgcttgtttgtttcaCTTCCCTGCACTACGTGGGAAAATCGGTAGCATAGGTTCCAAGACAATACAATGGAAATCGAGCTTCAAACACTTGAAACAACGACATATATTTTACAGTCAACATTTCCCAAAGTTTGAAAGCAACATCACAAAGTTGATTCCCCTAGACTTATTTTATTCTCATTCTATATAATATCCACAACAAAATCCCATACCGAAACGTCTAATCTtataaacatgtttattaataatGTACAAACGAACACTATAATATAAGTTTGTCACGCTTAAAGCCACAGTTCCAGCTGTTTCAATGCACTGGTATGTAACTTTAAATAACAAAAGCCTGACAGACTTCCTGTGTAATGTGAAAAGGTGCGCATTTGCGCCAGCGCGCAGCGCTGCTAACCGTGGGAACCGGACGGCCGCAAGCAAGCGCACTGTTCTCGCTGGTCTCACACGCTGCATTTTGGCGTGGAAACCCACacaaggtgcagtgtgtggagcCGTTTGCTCCGTTTGTCGACTGTCTTCAAAGATTTGAATCTTCAAACCGATCTGTGACAACGAAACCGCTGCTGACATTTCTGGCACGTACTCACACATTCAGTTGGACAATTTCTCACACTGAAATAACATTTGGTTCCGGGTTGGATCACGCTGATGGGAGATGTGAACATTTCTCCCTTCAGAATTCTCTCCATTCTGTGGCTTGAGCAGCACAAAATGTGAGGCGTAGCCTGCAGAGAAACGCCAGACCTCATTGCCTTCTTTGCAGCTTATGGCCCTCTTCATCATTTAGTGTAACGTTTAAAAATATGTTCATAATTTGAATTGTTTTCTTATATCTGAAACCCAGTCCAAGCCACTTAGGCCATAAAGCCACTAATTAACTAGTAGGCTATAAACAACCTGCATTACTATTTCCAACATGGAAAGCAACGCCCAGATTTAGCTGCTACAAAAGCAGGTTTGTGAAATTCATAAGAAAATGTGCTTTGAAGCAAAGGTGCCTTGAACAGCTTAGCATGTTAAACAAAACCAGGAGGTAATAAAAACTCCAGAATAGAACAAAGGATCACTCGAACAATCTTGCGCAGCAGGCTTGAATGATGTGCTAAGATTAGACGTGAAACAGTCAAAGAGCCCAGATAATAAGGAATCCTCTCTCCCTGACTAATAAAAGGACCCTGCCATTCTCCAGTCAAATTACCAGGCATAAGGCTTATATCAGATGTCGTATGCATGTCGGTATGTATCAAGCGAACCTTACTACGGTTACCGCGTTATGGCAAGCATCCTGATAGTGACCAGTCACATCTGTCGGTAGTAGTTTTGACATGACCCTCGAGGACATGAAAGCTAATGCCACTCGACATCTGCTGCTGTGACGCTTCATATCAACTTCGTGGCAGACATAGCACAAAAGGGTATCCGTTAGAGATATTCGTTGGCGTTTCCTTTGACAGATGTACAGTTTCAATGTATTGTAAAAGTAAGTACGTAAGTGTTTGGTGGCTTGGCATATGGTCTTCACTTCTTCAGTTTGTGGTACAAATGGAAAACACGGCTTCTTAGGAACTTCTCTAAAATGTGGAAGTGTTTAGGTTCCTAGATTCCTCATTTTGGTTACGTTATAAGATGATGGAATTCCTCGAAACAGTTTTACTCATGGTTTCGTTTTTCTTCCATCACTCAGCAGAAGGGATACACATCATCCGAACTATTAAAATTTCCTTTTTGAATATCATACTTAATAATCCCGAATTCAGGATGCACGATTTCATTCAATTACCCAAAATGAAGAGTGGCAGTGTAAGTCTGtgggtcacacatacacagatcgCTTCCTGGTTTGGATGCTAGTGaaaaaatgttttcctttgAAGTCTGTAGACATTGTTGCAGTGGCTATATACAATGTTTAAATATGTCCAAATCTCCACATTCCTAAGATTGGAAACTGAGGGACTGTTTAATTATATATTATGAGGTATAGATGCTCGGAAATACATTTCCACAATTTGAAACTGCTCTAACATTACTTGGCACAGAGGTCCAGTTTGCAATGGGGGAAGGGGATTTCCAGTTAATACTAATGACCAAAACATGATTTCACTGACAtaaccacaaacacatttcgCAAGCATGCAGCTGAAGTAGCAAAGCTAATACTCAGTGGTTTATTTGACTTCTCTTGCCACTTAGCAGTTCATATTGCATGCATCTGTCATAGgatccaccaccacctcagGGTGAAAGTATGAGGTcttggagaggagtgagagatgcTTGGTTCATTTACAGATGTGGCCCCAATTTGGCATGGATTCACTCCAGGCAGacaggtgctgtgctgtgtcggCCCAGGTATGGCTGCATGATTGCCTTCTCTAGATCTCACTTTCAGTGGGCAACAAAGCccagaagaagtgtgtgtgtgtgtgtgtatgttgtctcTTAGACAGACCATTTTAATTTCTAGGAGTCATTATGCTGTAGCTTCCTAGGagtgggaaggtgtgtgtgtgtgtgtgtgtgtgtgtgttagtagggCTGCGGGGAGGGTGCTAGCATAGGCTGGTGTGTGCCGTGCAACTACGGCTAAGCTCGGGCAAATCTGCCAGACTGGGAGTCAAACATCCCCTGCACATCTGTTGGCTAATCAGAAAGATGTGTCTGGGGTCTGGGCCCGTTGGAAAATATTTGCACAGAAAACAGGAGCCTTTCCCATTGGCCCGTTATCTCGCCCCTGGCCGAGGAGTTCGCACGAATTCTGTGTGCTCCCAGCACGTCTGGACGAGACGCGTCCGCAACCGGACACCATTGAAAGCCACCAGTTTTCTACCTTTttaccattttgtttttgttgatggATTTCACTGCTGAACGAATGGACAGAGTTGAAAATcagcaaagaagaagaaagaaaaaaaagaaagaaagaacacacaTGGGGATTTGTGAGTAATTTcacagtgtgtgatgtgagagaAGAAGACTCCACTGATCCATGACGAAATAACAATCATTTTCTAAATGTATTTATCAattttaaataatgtgtgtcCACTGGACTGAAACGCATGCAGCACATGCTCTGACTAAACATGGCAGCATCTGCTGCACCCAGTGTCAGATGGGCCATATAGGAATGTATCATGTTGGGCCAGAGCCACAGTCACATTTATCAGCAACCCAATCCACTGTAGGTTCCAGATAAGGCAGCAGCTGACCCTAGCACAGACCTTGCCCAGGCCTGGCTCAAATCCGGCCTTGATCTGgcatgggggggggaggggggcagagcgTTCTCCTAGACCGTTCCCCTTGCGGTGTAAATTAGGTGTCTGGTGCTGCATTAAAAAATGCACAACTCAGCACACCTGTTGCATTGCAAACATGTGCAACGCATTTACAGTGCCAAAAGGGGCTATTAGAAAGTCATACTGGTCATACAgagttttattgtttatttaattagtcaatttttttgtttgttttggttgaaGGGGGAAGCCTGAGCATAACCAGAAAGGCCAGACGACAaagtggaaaaaagaaaaacaatctgTCCCTTGTCAAtaaagcagagcagaggagcagaaaCATGCCATTGCTCCAGGGAAGCGCAGTAGAGGTGTTActcaaagggagggagaaagagtgcgtgcgtgtgtgagagagaaagaatgactgtgttagtgtgtgtgaaagagagagaggggggggggggagagcttgcgagtttgtgtttgtttgagaaaaagagagaaaaaaatgagtaTGACTGAGAACTGGGAGAGAAAACGAGTGTaagtgagcgagcgagaaagagaaaagaaaaaaaagagagagagagacagagagagagagagagagagagtgcagaccCAGACGCAGCGCTGAGGGACCTCTGAGGCTCGTCTGAGGATTGTGTGAGGGCTTTGGCGCCTTGGCCGCTAGCGAGTGAGCGAGGCCCGGCGGagaccccccgccccccccttcaACCCCTCCGCCTCCCTCcttcccacccctccaccctcccccaaccccactTTGAGTCAGAGCCGTGGCATTCTGCGGAGGGGAGTGTGACGTTtcaatagagagaggggagggcccTTGCGGAGCCCAATTCATCGGCGTACCACGTGCTCAAAGAGCGTGGGAAAGAGTCGAGCTTTTCTTCCCAGCAAAGAAAGAGCGCGGATCAAATAACACAGCGCTGCCGAAAGAGGAGGCAGCTCAGTCAGCCAGTCGGGGCTAGGTAGCCTCCTGCTAAATAGCGCACAAGGACACACGGCCGACGCAGGAGTAATTCCCAGCGAATGCAAACACTGACCACTCTAGAGTTACAGTAATACTTGGATATTTCTATTcaaaggagggtgggggtgatgtggggaggggggttgtggtggggtggggtgggggcacaTAAACAAGAGCAATTCATAGACACAGAAACCATGTCTGGGACTGTACTTTACAGGGCTTTTTAAAgctcagagaaagaaagagggagagagagagtgagagaaagcaagTGAGACAGAGCAAGtggggcagagagtgagagtgagggaaagagagggagggaggctgagggaaagggagagagagaatctagGCAGCCCATCCTGTTTTGAAGTTTTGTAGAGACTCCTCTCCCAAAGGCTTGTGCCAGGATCCTTTGGCCTTACTTCGGCCGAGCTTTCCCCATGTAGGGTCGCAAACATTTTTCCTgtcattacaacaaaaaggagACATAGATTTATCTTCAAACCACTAAATGCAAACAGCTTGGGTTAAATAAATAGTTATAGTTCAAAttattcttttatttctgttagtgtcaataaagcattttgttttctgtaatgGTAGCCTTTAAACAAATCAAGAGAAATGCCATGACTGAATACTCGGATACCTCAAATAAAACTTGCATTCAGTTCTAATGTCATGTCATGTAGTCTTACAAATCTATTTCATTCCATTTCATTTGAGCACCTTAACTGACCATATATGTTCATACTGAAAATTTaagtttttctttgcttttaaaaaaattGCAGAGGATTTTCCTGTGCTGATAATATTTTGCATTCAATGCATATTTCTAACATCTCACTACGTAGTTCAAACACATGTGTAACCATAAAATGGTAAATTTATTTCAAAACAAAGGTCCATTTGACAATTTCCTGAATCACAAAAAACAGGCAATGTGTAATAGAAGTTGATCATTGCCTGGCTGACATTGTAAATACATAGGCCATAGATTTCCAAGTTAACAACAAAGATAAGagatatgtataaaaaaaaagcagtttgTCTTTCCTTTGGTGAGTTCTTTGAAGTTATATGCAGAGTGGAACAGATAGGTGGAATAAGAGCTCTTGCTAAATGTGAGATAAATAAACCTTAGAACAGAGCGGAACAGGGAGGAGTGTGGTGAAGTGTGGTTTGGGCTACCCAATGACCTTGGCAGGAAAGGCAATGGAAAAGAAACGCTTTAACTTAACACACTGTTAATCGCATCACCCAACCAATTAAAtgtgcacgcatgtgtatgtgtgtggtgtgtgtgtgtgtgtgtgtgtgtgtgtgcgtgtgtgtctgtcagagttTGTGAGAGCAAGAGTGGGAGCGAAAATATACAATTTACATAGAGGTCCATGAAAAAAATGTCTAGTAAAAAACAGTCTAGCCTCCAATGGCTGTATTTCCCAAATCTCAGGCATTTGTCATGTCACACAACAacagtttgtaaaaaaaatacacaataattCCTGACAAATATCGCCATAAAATATTTGGCAGCAATGCTGTCTTTAATAAGGATAGTAAAACAATCCATAACACAATATGTACGAGTACGAGTCTTAACTATGATGTAGATTGGAGGAACACCCCATGGTGCACGGGTTTCCCAGGGTGCTTTGCTGTAAACCCACAGGGAAGTGAAGACTTCTTCAGGAAGTCATGTTCAGGCCCGTG encodes:
- the nrarpa gene encoding notch-regulated ankyrin repeat-containing protein A, translated to MSQADVSTCSAPQRVFQEAVKQGNTKELHSLLQNMTNCEFNVNSFGPEGQTALHQSVIDGNLELVKLLVKFGADIRLANREGWSALHIAAFGGHQDIVLYLITKAKYSSGAR